A genomic stretch from Oreochromis niloticus isolate F11D_XX linkage group LG11, O_niloticus_UMD_NMBU, whole genome shotgun sequence includes:
- the LOC112848150 gene encoding uncharacterized protein LOC112848150 isoform X1, whose protein sequence is MDSIYGTWYTGTPHAALTQGSQSYIGQTTPLTKECRMTSASTMTNSQNIAQATEALERDMQAWDLSDSPPPALLIQTPPHPPPSPQLLQDPTGSGLCEETIIDIKLATHHLVMLALNAFLQETCGCRTAQPSQVQHSCLLELPEYYFDTYYDDVMLRLKTFRFIPAIRLFVRSYTVDGTKTQFSRIAEHTMTELRSSQHIVCAINDNIAQLLEASRYARRVKPAMLRMIGNYWAGRHLV, encoded by the exons ATGGACAGCATATATG GAACTTGGTACACTGGGACACCCCACGCGGCACTTACACAAG GATCACAAAGCTATATAGGGCAAACAACACCTCTAACTAAGGAGTGCAGGATGACGTCGGCATCAACCATGACGAACAGCCAGAACATCGCCCAAGCCACAGAAGCTCTAG AGCGAGACATGCAAGCGTGGGACCTCTCAGACTCCCCACCGCCTGCGCTGCTAATCCAGACCCCACCACAtcctcccccctctcctcaGCTGCTGCAGGATCCTACAGGATCGGGTCTGTGTGAGGAAACCATTATCGACATCAAGCTTGCAACCCATCACCTGGTGATGTTGGCATTAAACGCCTTTCTACAGGAAACATGCGGGTGTCGAACAGCTCAACCCAGTCAGGTGCAACACAGTTGTTTGCTCGAACTGCCCGAGTATTACTTTGACACCTACTACGACGATGTGATGCTGAGGCTCAAGACATTCCGATTCATCCCTGCCATTCGCCTGTTTGTACGCTCGTACACAGTCGATGGGACTAAAACACAAttcagcagaattgcagaacACACCATGACTGAACTGAGATCATCACAACATATAGTATGCGCAATTAACGACAATATTGCACAGCTGCTAGAAGCAAGTCGTTATGCCCGTCGTGTTAAACCAGCCATGCTTCGCATGATTGGTAACTACTGGGCTGGGAGACACCTGGTTtaa
- the LOC112848150 gene encoding uncharacterized protein LOC112848150 isoform X2, producing MTSASTMTNSQNIAQATEALERDMQAWDLSDSPPPALLIQTPPHPPPSPQLLQDPTGSGLCEETIIDIKLATHHLVMLALNAFLQETCGCRTAQPSQVQHSCLLELPEYYFDTYYDDVMLRLKTFRFIPAIRLFVRSYTVDGTKTQFSRIAEHTMTELRSSQHIVCAINDNIAQLLEASRYARRVKPAMLRMIGNYWAGRHLV from the exons ATGACGTCGGCATCAACCATGACGAACAGCCAGAACATCGCCCAAGCCACAGAAGCTCTAG AGCGAGACATGCAAGCGTGGGACCTCTCAGACTCCCCACCGCCTGCGCTGCTAATCCAGACCCCACCACAtcctcccccctctcctcaGCTGCTGCAGGATCCTACAGGATCGGGTCTGTGTGAGGAAACCATTATCGACATCAAGCTTGCAACCCATCACCTGGTGATGTTGGCATTAAACGCCTTTCTACAGGAAACATGCGGGTGTCGAACAGCTCAACCCAGTCAGGTGCAACACAGTTGTTTGCTCGAACTGCCCGAGTATTACTTTGACACCTACTACGACGATGTGATGCTGAGGCTCAAGACATTCCGATTCATCCCTGCCATTCGCCTGTTTGTACGCTCGTACACAGTCGATGGGACTAAAACACAAttcagcagaattgcagaacACACCATGACTGAACTGAGATCATCACAACATATAGTATGCGCAATTAACGACAATATTGCACAGCTGCTAGAAGCAAGTCGTTATGCCCGTCGTGTTAAACCAGCCATGCTTCGCATGATTGGTAACTACTGGGCTGGGAGACACCTGGTTtaa